A segment of the Rhodospirillales bacterium genome:
GCAGGGGCTGCACTTCGGCGGGCAGCTGCGAGAGGAAGTAGATCTCGGCGGCAAACAGGTCGACACCCGCGATGCTCTCGAGAAACCGCCGCATCGCCTCCACGTTGGTGGCGAAGGCAAGGCCCAGCACGAACCCGAGAAGGGTCCCGACGACCCCGACCGAGCCCCCGGTGAACACGAAGATCCGCAGCACTGCGGGGCGCGTGGCCCCCATGGTGCGCATGATGGCGATGCCCTTTTCCTTGTCGCGTACCAGCATGATCATGCTGGAGACGACGTTGAACGCGGCCACCAGGATGATCAGCGTGAGGATCAGGAACATCACGTTCCGTTCCACCTTGAGGGCGTTGAAGAACTGCCGGTTGAGGCTCGGCCACGCCGAGGTGCGCGCCCGGCCGGCAAACGTCTCCGCAAGCCCGGTGCTCACCTGCTCGGCCGAGTCCGGATCATCGAGCACGACCTGAATCTTGGTCGCTTCTTCCCCCGCCCGGAAGAAGATCAGGGCATCGTCCAACGGGAGGTAGACGAGACCGGAGTCGTATTCGTACATGCCGATCTCGAAGAGGGCGGCGATGGTGTACGTCCGGACGCGTGGAATCGTGCCGACAACGGTGACGTCGCCGTCCGGGTGCAGCAGCGTCAGGGCGTCGCCGGCCCCGACCCCCAGCTGCCGGGCCAAGCGGGAGCCGATGACGGCGCCGCCCTCCGTCGCAAAGGTGTCCAGCGAACCGTTCGTGATTGCGTCGGCCACGAGCGTCCGCCGGCGAAGATCGTCGGGACGGATACCGCGGACCAGGGTTCCGGTGGCGTTCCCGGTCGTGGTGGCCAGCGCCTGGCCCTCGGTCTCGGCAAAGACGTCCAGCACGTTCGGGAAATCGCGCAGTTCGCGTTCCAGTCCCGCCACGTCCGAGAGCGTGTCGGCACCAGGGGGCGGATGCAGGACCACGTGGCCGTTCACGCCGACGATCCGGTCCACCAGCTGCGTGTGGAAGCCGTTCATCACCGACATCACGATGATCAGCGTGGCCACCCCCAGCGCGATGCCGATCAGCGAGAACCCGGCGACGACGGAGATGAAGCCTTCAACCCGGCGTGCCCGCAGGTAGCGGCGGGCAATCCACAATTCAAGTCCGAGGTTCACGCGCCCTGGATGCGCTGGAGCGCGTCTTCGGGCGAGACCTCCGCGCTCTCGCCGGTCGCGCGCGCGCGAAGCTCGACGACACCCTGCGCGACGCCGCGCGGGCCCACCACCACCTGCCAGGGGAAACCGAGCAGGTCGAGATCGGCAAGCTTCGTGCCGGCCCGTTCATCGCGGTCGTCGTAGAGAGCCTCGACGCCGGCGGCGGTCAGCGAGTCGTACACCGCGGACGCGCACTCCGCGCAAGCCGGGTCGTTCTGCCGGAGATTGGCCAAACCGACCTGGAACGGCGCGACCGAGGCCGGCCACAGGATCCCGCGATCATCGTGGCACGCCTCGATGATCGCACCGACCAGCCGGGATACCCCGATACCGTACGAGCCCATCTCGACGGGGGCGCGCGATCCGTCCGGCAGGTCGACCACCACGCCAAGTTTTTCGGAGTACTTGGTCCCGAAATAGAACACGTGGCCGACCTCGATCCCGCGCGCCTCGACCCGCCGCTCTTCGGGAACCTCCTGTTCGAACCGTTCGGGCTCGTGCATGTCGTCGGTGGCGGCATAGGGTCCGGTCCACTGGTCGACGATCCGCTGCAGTTCCTCGGGATCGTCGTACACGGGACCCGGAACCGGGTGGTCCAGGATGCCGCGGTCGCAAAACACGCCGCTTTCCCCGGTGTCGGCCAGGATCACGAACTCGTGGCTCATGTCGCCGCCGATCGGGCCGGACTCCGCGCGGACAGGTATCGAAGTCAGGCCCAACGCCTGAAAGGTGCGGAGGTAGGCCAGGAACATCCGGTGGTACGACAGGCGCGACGCAGCCGCATCCACATCGAACGAGTAGTTGTCCTTCATCAGGAACTCCCGGCCACGCATGACCCCGAAACGGGGCCGCAGCTCGTCCCGGAACTTCCATTGGATGTGGTACAGATTCTTCGGGAGATCCCTGTAGCTCTTGAGAAATTCGGCAGCAATCTCGCAGATCTGCTCTTCATTCGTCGGCCCGTACAGCATCTCCCGTTCGTGGCGATCGGTAACCCGGAGCATCTCCAGGCCATAGTCTTCGTAACGGCCGGATGCCTTCCAGAGGTCCGCCGCCTGGATCGTCGGCATCAAGACCTCGACGGCGCCCGCCGCGTTCTGCTCAGCCCGGACGATGCCCTCGATCTTCTTGAGAACCCGGAACCCCATCGGCAGCCAGCTGTAGATCCCGGCGCTCGCCTGCCGCACCAGCCCGGCACGCAGCATCAACCGGTGCGAGACGATCTGCGCCTCCGCCGGGTCGTCTTTCTGGGTAGGAACTGGAAATCGTGTTCGCAACATGGCCGGGGATCTCATTTGGGACAAACTGAACGCGGTATCGCAGGGCTGACAGCAGCGGGTTCTTGCAGGAGCGCTGGCCCGCCCCCTTCTGTTTTGCTGGACGGCGGCACGGCGGGACCGGCGCTACGCCGTCTGCGGATCATAGCCGCGACGTGGGCCATTCC
Coding sequences within it:
- a CDS encoding lipoprotein-releasing ABC transporter permease subunit, encoding MNLGLELWIARRYLRARRVEGFISVVAGFSLIGIALGVATLIIVMSVMNGFHTQLVDRIVGVNGHVVLHPPPGADTLSDVAGLERELRDFPNVLDVFAETEGQALATTTGNATGTLVRGIRPDDLRRRTLVADAITNGSLDTFATEGGAVIGSRLARQLGVGAGDALTLLHPDGDVTVVGTIPRVRTYTIAALFEIGMYEYDSGLVYLPLDDALIFFRAGEEATKIQVVLDDPDSAEQVSTGLAETFAGRARTSAWPSLNRQFFNALKVERNVMFLILTLIILVAAFNVVSSMIMLVRDKEKGIAIMRTMGATRPAVLRIFVFTGGSVGVVGTLLGFVLGLAFATNVEAMRRFLESIAGVDLFAAEIYFLSQLPAEVQPLQVIGVLAFALALALMATIYPAWRASRIDPAEVLRYG
- a CDS encoding proline--tRNA ligase, which produces MLRTRFPVPTQKDDPAEAQIVSHRLMLRAGLVRQASAGIYSWLPMGFRVLKKIEGIVRAEQNAAGAVEVLMPTIQAADLWKASGRYEDYGLEMLRVTDRHEREMLYGPTNEEQICEIAAEFLKSYRDLPKNLYHIQWKFRDELRPRFGVMRGREFLMKDNYSFDVDAAASRLSYHRMFLAYLRTFQALGLTSIPVRAESGPIGGDMSHEFVILADTGESGVFCDRGILDHPVPGPVYDDPEELQRIVDQWTGPYAATDDMHEPERFEQEVPEERRVEARGIEVGHVFYFGTKYSEKLGVVVDLPDGSRAPVEMGSYGIGVSRLVGAIIEACHDDRGILWPASVAPFQVGLANLRQNDPACAECASAVYDSLTAAGVEALYDDRDERAGTKLADLDLLGFPWQVVVGPRGVAQGVVELRARATGESAEVSPEDALQRIQGA